Proteins from a genomic interval of Brienomyrus brachyistius isolate T26 unplaced genomic scaffold, BBRACH_0.4 scaffold34, whole genome shotgun sequence:
- the LOC125721608 gene encoding NACHT, LRR and PYD domains-containing protein 3-like — protein MEGAASELTPPMECKTKGTESVLMERADSPVPSCVSMKSDASMVKALNFREGPFPTDQRDQMEDCSSDLHDKSGLSSILKSLEENAVRFLKDELKKITRYLDQNYPECSEPQLEEDNDLDSDGQIQKTCGIEGALKITLYILKTMEQNDLADMLEKRHLLSQCQRRIKRTRLKKCECVFEGKAKEGQPTLLSEIYTELYITEGGTGGVNDEHEVRQIETASKKRRTEDTTVKCNDIFKPLCGHVTPIRTVLTKGVAGIGKTVSA, from the exons tgtcctgatggagagagcagactcccctgtacccagctgtgtctccatgaagagtgacgcgTCAATGGTAAAGGCACtcaacttcagagagggaccttttcctacagatcaaag agaccaaatggaagattgcagttcagatctacatgataaatcgggtttatcatccatattgaag TCACTAGAGGAAAATGCTGTAAGGTTCCTGAAAGATGAGCTGAAGAAGATCACGaggtacctagatcagaattacccagaatgctctgagcctcagctggaggaggacaatgacctggacagtgatggtcagatacagaagacctgtggtatagagggagctctgaagatcacactgtacatcctgaagacaatggagcaaaatgatctcgctgacatgctggagaaga ggCATCTTCTGTCACAGTGTCAGCGCAGAATCAAACGTACCCGACTGAAGAAatgtgagtgtgtatttgaagggaaagctaaggaaggacagccaacacttctcagtgagatttacacagaactctacataactgaaggtgggactggaggagttaatgatgaacatgaagtgagacagattgaaacagcatccaagaaaaggcgaacagaagatactacagtcaagtgcaatgatatatttaaacccttatgtgggcaTGTGactcctatcagaactgtactcactaaaggggtggcaggtatcgggaaaacagtctctgcaTAA